The following is a genomic window from Elaeis guineensis isolate ETL-2024a chromosome 10, EG11, whole genome shotgun sequence.
AGTTGCATACATGGCAAAATAGTTCTTACCTTCCCACACGCACAATAAGCTACTTTATCTCATACATAAGCTTTAGAAGTTGGCCATGATTTTACTCAGGGAATGCTTCAATGATGGACCATATGGCAGGAATTCTAATAATGTTCCACCGAGGAAAGCCACTCGCTTTCAGAAGCTTCTTCCACTCCTCTTCGGTCCTCTCCTTTCCAGTTGATGTGTAGGCAAACATCAGCATGTCAAACTTCGCCCGTATGTCTCCCAATGGGCTATTGTCATCCGGGTACAATACCACGTCCACAATTATAACCTTCCCGGTCTTCTCTGGTATAACACCTCGGCAGTTCCTCAGGACCTTCTCACACTCCTCATCTCCAAAGCAATGCATCACCGTCTTCaacaaaagagaggagagaacaAATCAGTAATTCTTATCAAATAATTGAACAAATATAGCTATCATAACTAATTGAACAAAGTTAACCCAAATGCAGAGGGACTAAGGTCAATGCGTCTCGTTTGACGGTTTGGGCTGAGCTCATTGCAATGGTTCGTATGATGATAAACATGTGAGATGCCCGGAATGATATGTGGTGTTTGTGGCCATGCATGAATTTTAGAGTTTAGCTTACCGGTGATGGTTTGTAAAATTCCTAGAGCTCAAGATTACTAACTAAATGAGGTGCAGTCTCACTAATCAATAAAAGAGTAGGTAAGGAACTGGTTTAGTATACAATTTCGGTATTGGGTCCTGCTATGAGATACAAAGAATGATGAGGACAAACGATCCGGTTGATGCCTTTGAACTATTGGATAAAGTTTTGACCCGTTCCTAGACTTACCCATGCATCCAGTACTTGGATGGCAGCTTGAATCTCGTAGCAAGAATAATATTGTCACATCTAACAGTATACGCTAGAAAATCATACGGCTAATTAACTCATACCCAATGCAGCATTACTAAACTAAATCCTACCAAACGAGGCCTAACTGAATCCATCTAGATTTGACTTGAcgtaaacacaaaaaaaaaaaacattgattTATTACCTATTTGTGTCTGTTGTTTTGCATGCCACACAATTCCTTCTCTTCCCAATTaaacattcaaaatttttaagtaaATGACGATCCTTTTGATGGTGTGCACATGGCTTGAGGTGGTTGTACGAGGGATCCTCTTCATTTAATTTTGCACCTAAGCACCCGAATTACGTATAGGTGAAAGATCCTAATGAGACTATATATCTTGGAACACGCCTCTTTATGCTCCTCTTCAGATGTTCACGAACATGCAAGAACAACATTTAAATCTCTGCGGGTCCATCTTATAACCAAATATATACTCAAATGGAGACGtggtctttcaaaatacacacacatatacatgcatacacatatgcatgtatatatatgtttgtgcATGTGCgcgtatgtatgaatgtatgtatatatatatacatatatgtatgtatgtatatttatgtgtgtatgtgtgcgcCCGCGCGTGAATATTGTATGCATGTATGAATATATCTATGGTATATATAAAGACAAACATGTTATTTAATATGTCGAAAGCTATTACATCAAATAAGTTTGTCAAAATCTATTTATATGGAtgtgcccctttttctttttttttatttctcaacaAAGTTAAGAAATAGTACCTCGTTTGGccttgcccttttttttttttttcttttttttgattggtGGAAAATTAGGATGGTCCTttatttatattgaaagaaattaaaatagtGCTTGCCGATTAACAGTTTCACCTTATTGATAATAATTGTAGTAATTATAGGACATGATGATGTAAGACATACTACAAGCCCATTTTCTTTAATAGCTGAGAAAGGATaggggttgtatctttcatgggaaagaaggattcaccttcgtTCATGCGCATACACTATTGGACTATTAATCAGTCACTTTGAGATTTATATCTACGCAAGTGGATTCATGCGCACGAAGAAAAGTGGATCCTTCTTTTGTGCCAGGAAAACACGTACGGATCGATGCATCTTTCGTGCAAAAGGATTCTCACCTTAATTCCTTCACACGAGTCTGTTGTTGGATCACCCGCTGTATATGTAGGTATCAAAGCGATCTGAACTCCATCACTCTCCATATGCACAGGATCTCAAAGCAGCCGGTGGATGAATAACAAAGTTTGgattgctttgagatctgtgcagtAGATGATCCAGACTTTTCATTCACCTTGTTTCAGCCACACAATCTAATTAAATGGTGGAAGATAGCTGTGCGACTTTTTCGGAGTGATTTTTCTGAGCTACTGTTAGCGTTGATGGTAAcattccattcaaaaatatatgcTCCAGTAACTCAAAACTACCACTCAAAAGTTCAGCTGATGTGGTGTATTATTATTGCATCACGAACTGTGGCATGTAGTGAAAGCAAAGCCATTGGTGCAAAGCAACCGAGTGATTTTTCCTAGTTACGTGCGGTAGCCAGCATTTTGCTCATATATACTCGATTTCCACCTTACCTTCATGAACACAGCATCCGCTGGAGGGATGGTCTGAAACATATCCCCGGCAACATGAGTCACACCGGGGTACTCCGGCGCACCCTCGATGACATGCGGCAGATCGAAGTTGATCCCCTTGATGCCAGGATGCAACTTCACAATCTCCCCCAGCGTCGCCCCGGTCCCCCCGCCGACGTCCGCAAGCGAGCCCAAGCCCGCGAAACCATCCCCGTACGCCGAGATGACAGCGTCGAGGGTGCCCTTGGCGGTGCACGCCATCGCGTTGTTGAACACCGCGTTGAACTCGGGGTTCGTCGCCGCGGTGCCGAACAGCATGTCCATGCCGTGCGCCATGATGTACGGCGCACCGCCCTGGCGGACGCTGGCGCTGAAGCTGTGCCATGCCGCGATGGGGAAGGGGTGGGTCTCGAAGAGGACCATGGGGACGAGAGAGAAGTCGGAGGAGCGGACGAGGACCCGGGAGGCCGGGGTGAGGCCGTAGAGGGTCTCGCCGGTGTCGGGGTGGGAATGGGTGCTGAAGATCTTCTTGTGGGTGAGGAAGCGCATGATGCGGAGGAAGGAAGTGGGGTTGGGGGGCGGGGAGGGGATGAGGGAGGCGAGGTGGGGGAGGGAGAGGGGCTCTCCGTGCTGGTGGATGATGTCGGCGATGCCGAGCTCCACGGCGCAGCGGAGGACCATGGAGTCTGCAAAGGCCAGCATGGTCTGCCAGACCCAGGTCTGGCCCTCTAGGACTGAACGATCCTCCGCCATCaccatggtttttttttttttttctttcttttttcttttggggGCGTTGGTATGGTGCTTTCTATCCCTCGCACTTGCCAAGCTACTCCCGTGGCAGTATTGGAGGGAGAGGAGGTGCCCTATTTATAATGGCAAGTCATGCTTACCTTCTCTTTTTACGCTGATATCGTGGCGATTATTCGACTAGGTTGTTCTCATATACTTTGGGACTTCGTGGTTATGCTGGTGTCATATCAGGGGCAGATCCTCTATAATACTCAAAAATATCCGACCATGTATTGTATCCTGCGGTATTTTTTGAATACTACAACGGATCCTGTTCCGTAACGTACTTGGTTGATATGGCGGGTTGTTGCGAACGGATAACAATCCACACAAGTTGTCAACAGCATGCATTGTTGGCTAAGACTATTCTGGTTGGGTGCATATATACTGCAGCATACCTGCGGGCTTTGAATTCGGTAGGAGCACCAAAAACGCTTTCATAACCAATCAGCATTTGACACGTCATCAACTTGGATGGGCTAGGAAGGATCGGGGGTCATACAATAATTTCTTCGGGCAAAGCGAGTGCGTCAGGGCGATGCAATGCGCTTGCGCCGATGCCGGGGAGATGTGGTTGTGATCGCACGCTGCGACGCCAGTCGTCAGTCAAACGGGAACCGTGCGGCCGTCAAACCATGTGATCCTGCAAAAATCTAACATTGAAGACTTTCGCGGTCGAGAAATAGTCAGCATGGACCGGAACACGAGTTAGAGTAGTCGACTTGGTTGGATTCCAACTGACGTGTGGAGAAAGTAGGAGGGAAGGCACCTTGAGTTAAAATTCGCCAACCCTGAACAGTCCCATGCAAACGTGTTGATCGAGAATAACCTGGGTTTCCATTTTACCATTATAATCTCTCATACACCAAGGGCTAGCCAGTGGATTTAGACAGTCAAAAGATGCACCTTTCACTGATTAGGTGTTGAATACATTCTTGTTTTCATTTCCAACAAACCGACTCCTTTCTCGACCAAGACTTTGGGCATGTCTAATAATTCTAGTCTTACTTTGCTAAAGCTGCCAAAGGAGGCAGGAGATGAGAAGTCTCAAACCACATACATACTAATCTTATCTAAAAAGCCAACTTCACATGCTAATGGCAGCCCTCAGGCCCATTTTGGATCTTAATATCGAACCCCTTCATAAGGAGGGGGCTCACAAATCATCTTCCTCGATGTTCTGTTTGTGGGAGAAACAAGATGTGACCCGGTTGAAGTAACAAACCCCCACCATTCTAAAAGCAGTGGATTGGAAGTGTTTTGCGGTCTAAAGCTTTCAAATCTATTATGTTCCACCGGTTCCTAACTTTTCTCATTTTTGGATCTTTCATTGGAATTTTAGTTTGGTGACCTTGTGTATGAATTGAGGGAAGGGCGGCTACTAAATATCAAAACAACCTAGCTTTTAATTACTTTTGGAAAAGAAGAAATCAAATGCACACTTTAATTTATTTGACCAACCGATGAGAAGATTGGATTAATTACATCTCTCAAAGATTCACTAAGTGGGAATGCAAACATGACCAATTCAATTTGACTACTTGGaagacatcaaaataaaaaatatggtgGCACCCTATCTTTAGTGCAGTCTGAACTATTGATTGGCGTAACTAAAAGTAATTAGATTTACAgtaaaatccagaaatcaatcaCTGATCCAAATTCTCCGCTCTTTGATCACTTTCTAGAATTATTCTTGAGATGTACTCTGAGAGGGTTAGTCAGACTATCGGGATGAGTTGAATGATCAAACTAGTGTATTATGCCAAATGACAAATAGAAAGATCTTAGGATCGTTTCAATGGTAGAAGTTAGAAAAGTTAATCCAGTGATTGCTTTGTGACATGATAAAAAGCAAGCCTGTATAAGGGTTTTGCAACTTGCCACACCAAAGGAGTCTAGGTTTTGCGAGCTAGTTCAGAAAAGAGGCAAACCTGCATACAAGTTTAGGTCCAATCATTCTCCCTATATTCTATCAAGCATAACCATGAAGATTAGGACATAACTCTTGCTATTTGAGGGCAAGAGGTTGATGAATAAGGTGGTTAAGGATAAAAAGGATAGCCAGGGATTTCTTTATTGACAATAGTGGAATCACGATCATTTTGTGAAATGCCCCGTCTCCTCCTAGGCTTGAGACAGGTTCAAGGAATCCACCATACTAGATTTAGGCTTTTTCATACCTATACATTCTTGTGGAAGATCTTAGGGCACTACGGTGGAATGAAAAGCTTTTACTGAGTCTTGGTTGTTGCATCTCCTCCCTTTTGATGGGTGAAGCAAGTCCTTCCTTTAGCTAGTTGTCATACTCATCCTACAAAATGGGTTGAGAGAACCACTACTCTCTAGCTAGGTGCTTTCTACCACCTGTGTGATAGAGTAGAGAGTTCAGCATGCAACTCCCTCTACATTTGGCAAGTTTTGTActttattgatttctcaatttcTCTAGTTGGGTGGGCGTCGACCAGTCTTTCGGCTAGATCTCCCTAAAAATCATACGTACGTGTGGGTATCCCCATATGCTGCTGACGCCATTCAAGGTGGCTCGGCCCACCATTCATTGGCAAATCCAATATTAGTGCATCAAGTTTCCTATCTTGGGAGTATGTTCACAAGATAGGTCTGCATCGATGGCTAGTGCACACCACAAGGGCTTTATTTAGTAGTTTAATTAAGCAGTCCAACGAACAATATACCAATGTTGATCATTCCCATCGTATTAGATTACATAGGTAGACCTCCCCATGAAAACAAGCGGCAGGAAACCTCGGATGATAAGGCTATGTTCAAAAATGGTGAGTCTAGAGCCCATCCTTTCCGATTGAATTGGAATATCAAGATCGAACAAAACTAGTTGTCGATCAAAGAAAACGTTAGCGATCCTGACCTGTTTAGACCCGATCCAATCTATTTTTGAAGTCCCATAAAGCCAGGTCAAGTCCAAATATTAGACATTACGTTTCAAGTTGTTTCTGGATTTCATAGATTTTGAGCTGACCCAAACCGTATGCTTTTCGGGTCTATTTTGCAGCTTGCTATTAGTCACCCAACCCAACCCAACTCAAATTGATCTGTAGGAAGTTTGCAAGACATTACTTCTTCTCTTTTGTTAGAAAAGGCCATTGTTGACATTACCAACTTCTTGAAGCATATTGTTATTCCAGGTAAACATTAATTCACAAGGCTTTGACAACGTTGGCAAATAGTTTTTCGGTAGTCAAAGTTTTATTAAATTCAGAAATAAGAGCA
Proteins encoded in this region:
- the LOC105053326 gene encoding (R,S)-reticuline 7-O-methyltransferase, giving the protein MVMAEDRSVLEGQTWVWQTMLAFADSMVLRCAVELGIADIIHQHGEPLSLPHLASLIPSPPPNPTSFLRIMRFLTHKKIFSTHSHPDTGETLYGLTPASRVLVRSSDFSLVPMVLFETHPFPIAAWHSFSASVRQGGAPYIMAHGMDMLFGTAATNPEFNAVFNNAMACTAKGTLDAVISAYGDGFAGLGSLADVGGGTGATLGEIVKLHPGIKGINFDLPHVIEGAPEYPGVTHVAGDMFQTIPPADAVFMKTVMHCFGDEECEKVLRNCRGVIPEKTGKVIIVDVVLYPDDNSPLGDIRAKFDMLMFAYTSTGKERTEEEWKKLLKASGFPRWNIIRIPAIWSIIEAFPE